A region of Haloplanus sp. XH21 DNA encodes the following proteins:
- a CDS encoding glutathione S-transferase N-terminal domain-containing protein, whose translation MTLELYELPSCPYCAKVKTKLDDLGLDYVSHEVPRSHDERTEVEEVSGQTGVPVLVDTEHGVEGMPESDDIVEYLEETYGARAEN comes from the coding sequence ATGACACTCGAACTCTACGAACTGCCAAGCTGTCCGTACTGCGCGAAAGTGAAGACGAAACTGGACGACCTCGGCCTCGACTACGTCTCCCACGAAGTACCGCGATCACACGACGAACGGACGGAAGTCGAAGAAGTGAGCGGCCAGACCGGTGTGCCGGTGCTCGTCGACACGGAACACGGCGTCGAGGGGATGCCGGAAAGCGACGACATCGTCGAGTATCTGGAAGAGACGTACGGCGCTCGCGCCGAGAATTAG
- a CDS encoding DUF7536 family protein has translation MSDDTPDRPPVAGLLDALRVRRNATIGAVAGVVLAGLGYLVRVFELIGPVAGTQSYPVVGPEGWYLLLSVVLASATALLVTTLLTAATAYRLVGRQQGE, from the coding sequence GTGAGCGACGACACACCCGACCGGCCGCCGGTGGCCGGCCTGCTCGACGCCCTGCGGGTGCGGCGCAACGCGACCATCGGCGCCGTCGCCGGCGTGGTCCTCGCCGGCCTCGGCTATCTCGTGCGCGTCTTCGAGTTGATCGGGCCCGTCGCCGGCACGCAGTCCTACCCCGTGGTCGGCCCCGAGGGCTGGTATCTCCTCTTGAGCGTCGTTCTCGCGTCGGCGACGGCGCTGCTCGTGACGACGCTCCTGACGGCCGCGACGGCGTACCGACTCGTCGGCCGCCAGCAGGGAGAGTAG
- a CDS encoding potassium channel family protein: MDPGDVEYEPVSVKNVLVEMKDTAELLIDLSYSAVLHGSDEVAAEVLELEERMDVLQLQARMSLLMAARSPEDAEGLAPVLGVVGAAEKISDAAGDIAKIVLQDIGVPEAMRAAIPEAVETVVRGQIDSASDYAGRTLGDLNLETETGVRVIALRRAGDWVANPDRDTTLDADDVVLLRGTETALSPVYETVTGDTYTPPDSVPSSIDDLDRAVDSIVLMKNMSELAVDLAYGSVLFDSEGVAEEVVELEAEVDALKSRFEAWVLRAAGRVEDPITLRGLVHLASATEVISDAALEISEGVLRGLDTHPVVAAAVEESDEVIVRVGVRAGSHLAGASLGELEVKTETGMRVIAVRRGDGDWVVSPGPRTTVHPGDVLIAKGTRAGATRLAELTGDEDPFD, encoded by the coding sequence ATGGATCCGGGGGACGTCGAGTACGAACCGGTCAGCGTGAAGAACGTCCTCGTCGAGATGAAGGACACGGCCGAACTCCTCATCGATCTCTCGTATTCGGCCGTGCTCCACGGGAGCGACGAGGTGGCGGCCGAGGTGCTCGAACTCGAAGAGCGGATGGACGTGTTGCAGCTACAGGCGCGGATGAGCCTCCTGATGGCGGCTCGAAGCCCGGAGGACGCCGAGGGGCTGGCCCCCGTTCTCGGCGTCGTCGGCGCCGCCGAGAAGATCAGCGACGCCGCGGGCGACATCGCGAAGATCGTCCTCCAAGACATCGGCGTCCCCGAAGCGATGCGCGCGGCGATCCCGGAGGCGGTCGAAACCGTCGTCCGGGGACAGATCGATTCCGCGTCGGACTACGCCGGCCGGACGCTCGGCGATCTCAACCTGGAGACCGAAACGGGCGTGCGCGTCATCGCGCTCCGCCGGGCGGGCGACTGGGTCGCCAACCCCGACCGCGACACCACGCTCGATGCGGACGATGTCGTCCTCCTTCGGGGCACCGAAACCGCGCTCTCCCCGGTGTATGAAACCGTCACCGGCGACACCTACACCCCGCCCGATTCGGTGCCGTCCTCCATCGACGACCTGGACCGCGCGGTCGACTCCATCGTCCTGATGAAAAACATGAGCGAACTCGCGGTCGACCTGGCCTACGGGTCGGTGCTGTTCGACAGCGAAGGGGTGGCCGAGGAGGTGGTCGAACTCGAAGCCGAGGTCGACGCCCTGAAATCGCGGTTCGAGGCGTGGGTGTTGCGCGCCGCCGGACGGGTGGAAGACCCCATCACGCTCCGCGGGCTGGTCCATCTCGCGAGCGCGACCGAGGTCATCAGCGACGCTGCCTTGGAGATCAGCGAGGGCGTCCTCCGTGGCCTCGATACGCATCCCGTCGTCGCCGCCGCGGTCGAGGAGTCGGACGAGGTGATCGTCCGCGTCGGCGTCCGGGCCGGCAGCCATCTCGCCGGCGCCTCGCTCGGCGAACTGGAGGTCAAAACCGAGACGGGGATGCGCGTCATCGCGGTGCGGCGGGGCGACGGCGACTGGGTCGTCTCGCCCGGTCCACGGACGACCGTCCATCCCGGAGACGTGCTCATCGCCAAGGGCACCCGCGCCGGGGCGACGCGACTCGCCGAACTGACGGGCGACGAGGACCCCTTCGACTAA
- a CDS encoding succinylglutamate desuccinylase/aspartoacylase family protein, which translates to MTSVGSADASPGTTDTGRLEVGETRDGSTFGLPVAVVEGARDGKTLYIQAASDGDELNGVGVVQRVVPRLDPDELAGTVIVVGIVNYHAFQVAEHRNPIDDTKMNRAYPGDETGTSSERIAAATYDVARNADLILDLHQGSTSRMIDEVRVRCGRRHRLHSECLDLAKTFGCGHILDQKGPDGQLARVAPADGTPAIDPELGGAVGWDEESIATGVEGVFNVLQGYGFLDGDPDITDQTRAKSFDQYGSPVGGLVRFKHDLGDRVSADEILFEVTDTFGELKARVTADNDGIFWRSRRLPQVASGEYVCSVGKNVDTY; encoded by the coding sequence ATGACTTCGGTGGGAAGCGCGGACGCGTCGCCGGGAACGACCGACACCGGCCGTCTCGAAGTCGGCGAGACACGGGACGGGAGTACGTTCGGGCTGCCGGTCGCGGTCGTGGAGGGCGCCCGCGATGGGAAGACGCTCTATATCCAGGCGGCCAGTGACGGCGACGAGCTCAACGGCGTCGGCGTGGTGCAACGCGTCGTTCCGCGCCTCGACCCCGACGAACTCGCCGGCACGGTGATCGTCGTCGGCATCGTCAACTACCACGCCTTCCAGGTGGCCGAACACCGCAACCCCATCGACGATACGAAGATGAATCGGGCGTACCCCGGCGACGAAACCGGCACGTCGAGCGAGCGCATCGCCGCCGCGACCTACGATGTCGCCCGGAACGCCGACCTCATTCTCGACCTCCATCAGGGATCGACCAGTCGGATGATCGACGAGGTACGGGTGCGGTGTGGCCGCCGACACCGCCTCCACTCCGAGTGTCTGGACCTCGCGAAGACGTTCGGCTGTGGCCACATCCTCGACCAGAAGGGGCCGGACGGCCAACTCGCCCGCGTCGCGCCCGCCGACGGCACGCCCGCCATCGATCCCGAACTCGGCGGTGCCGTCGGGTGGGACGAGGAGAGCATCGCCACCGGCGTCGAAGGCGTGTTCAACGTGTTGCAGGGGTACGGCTTCCTCGACGGTGATCCCGACATCACGGACCAGACGCGCGCCAAGTCGTTCGACCAGTACGGCTCGCCGGTCGGCGGCCTCGTCCGGTTCAAACACGACCTCGGCGACCGGGTGAGCGCCGACGAGATCCTGTTCGAGGTGACCGACACCTTCGGCGAACTGAAGGCCCGGGTCACCGCCGACAACGACGGCATCTTCTGGCGGAGTCGCCGCCTCCCGCAGGTCGCAAGCGGGGAGTACGTCTGCTCCGTCGGCAAGAACGTGGACACCTACTGA
- a CDS encoding pyridoxal-phosphate dependent enzyme: protein MSASLICPRCGETFDDRWRCPCGAPLEFATTPLPTGPPPAFASFDSRRGIGAFDDFLPVPPLVTLGEGFTPLLDAPDWDASFKLEYVSPTGSFKDRGAAAVISRALELGVDRVIEDSSGNAGAAIAAYAARAGLDADIYVPASVTAAKRRAIEATGATAVQVEGDREAVAAACRQAVQDGEGWYASHAWNPAFFAGTATFGIELAAQRDWSVPDALVLPLGHGTLFLGAYRGFRALRDAGWTDAMPRLLAVQAAGYAPVATARGDGDDGSNDLADGIQIRDPVRRDAIDAAIDETDGDAISVSADAVARARDDLQRRGFQVEPTAAAAPAGLRIYRERGVLDADADADVVLPLTGDAK, encoded by the coding sequence ATGTCCGCCTCGCTCATCTGCCCCCGGTGCGGGGAAACGTTCGACGACCGCTGGCGATGTCCCTGCGGCGCGCCGCTCGAGTTCGCCACCACGCCCCTGCCGACCGGTCCGCCGCCCGCGTTCGCGTCGTTCGACTCCCGGCGCGGGATCGGTGCCTTCGATGATTTCCTGCCAGTCCCGCCGCTCGTCACCCTCGGCGAGGGGTTCACGCCGCTGCTCGACGCCCCCGACTGGGACGCGTCGTTCAAACTGGAGTACGTCTCGCCGACGGGGAGTTTCAAGGACCGCGGCGCGGCGGCCGTCATCTCGCGGGCGCTCGAACTCGGCGTCGACCGCGTGATCGAGGACTCGTCGGGCAACGCCGGCGCGGCCATCGCCGCCTACGCCGCCCGCGCGGGTCTCGACGCCGACATCTACGTCCCGGCGTCGGTCACGGCGGCGAAACGGCGAGCCATCGAGGCGACGGGGGCCACGGCCGTTCAGGTCGAGGGCGACCGCGAGGCGGTGGCCGCGGCCTGCCGACAGGCAGTCCAGGACGGCGAGGGCTGGTACGCCAGCCACGCCTGGAACCCCGCCTTCTTCGCCGGGACGGCGACCTTCGGCATCGAACTCGCCGCCCAGCGCGACTGGTCGGTGCCCGACGCCCTCGTCCTCCCCCTCGGCCACGGCACGCTCTTTCTCGGCGCGTACCGCGGCTTTCGCGCGCTCCGCGATGCAGGCTGGACGGACGCGATGCCCCGCCTGCTCGCGGTACAGGCGGCGGGCTACGCCCCCGTCGCGACCGCGCGGGGCGACGGCGACGACGGATCGAACGACCTCGCGGACGGCATCCAGATCCGCGACCCCGTTCGCCGCGACGCCATCGACGCGGCTATCGACGAAACCGACGGCGACGCCATCTCGGTGTCGGCCGACGCCGTCGCCCGCGCCCGTGACGACCTCCAACGCCGCGGCTTCCAGGTCGAACCGACGGCCGCGGCCGCGCCGGCCGGACTCCGCATCTACCGCGAGCGGGGCGTCCTCGACGCCGACGCCGACGCCGACGTGGTCCTCCCGCTGACTGGCGACGCGAAATAA
- a CDS encoding rod shape-determining protein has protein sequence MSDSDAGSDEDEAEAVANEGDEPTPIGVKLGSTRTVIAIPEDGGLRTVKTLTCLATYEDAITGEEKVLYGEEAAREYPDRVQYTLRSGLPEDEDAAELTATFFESVIEANDVPTDSAVVYAIPTIDNERGLSNLESVIEGSSIGETLIRSYPESLCGAVPALGADLEAIDDIFVTVNMGSTNLEASAYRRGEQLIPFTTGAVTGNEVDRRIANYVEEETQGRVNIDTTTAREYKEEHADFVDFEPFTDIIQQPGGGSHEFTIERSVMDAVDEYVDEAVEEVANAFLPDLANDYIKVYQLALDRPIVLTGGMTCIPGIVEEFEERLSDELERDVDVVAPDDPSLSAAVGAQRIAARLVDADAY, from the coding sequence ATGAGTGACTCGGACGCGGGGAGCGACGAAGACGAAGCTGAAGCGGTAGCCAACGAGGGCGACGAACCGACGCCCATCGGCGTCAAACTCGGGAGCACCCGAACCGTCATCGCGATTCCGGAGGACGGCGGCCTACGGACGGTGAAGACGCTGACCTGTCTCGCCACCTACGAGGACGCCATCACGGGCGAGGAGAAAGTCCTCTACGGCGAGGAGGCGGCCCGGGAGTATCCCGACCGAGTGCAGTACACGCTCCGGTCGGGGCTCCCGGAGGACGAAGACGCCGCCGAGTTGACGGCGACGTTTTTCGAATCGGTCATCGAGGCCAACGACGTGCCCACGGACAGCGCCGTGGTGTACGCCATCCCGACCATCGACAACGAACGTGGCCTGTCGAACCTCGAATCGGTCATCGAGGGGAGTTCGATCGGCGAGACGCTGATCCGAAGCTACCCCGAATCGCTGTGTGGCGCAGTCCCTGCCCTCGGCGCGGACCTCGAAGCCATCGACGACATCTTCGTCACCGTGAACATGGGATCGACGAACCTCGAAGCGTCGGCCTACCGGCGCGGTGAGCAACTCATCCCGTTCACCACCGGCGCCGTCACCGGCAACGAGGTGGACCGCCGCATCGCCAACTACGTCGAGGAGGAGACCCAGGGACGCGTGAACATCGACACGACGACCGCTCGAGAGTACAAGGAAGAGCACGCCGACTTCGTGGATTTCGAGCCGTTCACGGACATCATCCAGCAACCCGGCGGTGGCTCACACGAGTTCACCATCGAACGGAGCGTCATGGACGCCGTCGACGAGTACGTCGACGAAGCCGTCGAGGAGGTGGCCAACGCCTTCCTCCCTGACCTCGCCAACGACTACATCAAGGTGTACCAGTTGGCGCTCGACCGACCCATCGTGCTCACGGGCGGGATGACGTGCATCCCGGGCATCGTCGAGGAGTTCGAGGAGCGGTTGAGCGACGAACTCGAACGCGACGTTGACGTGGTGGCGCCGGACGACCCCTCCCTGTCGGCAGCGGTGGGCGCACAGCGCATCGCCGCCCGCCTCGTCGACGCCGACGCGTACTGA
- the pth2 gene encoding peptidyl-tRNA hydrolase Pth2, with protein sequence MKQAIVARTDLGMGQGKLAAQVAHASLSAYEDASQQTRRAWKGGGQKKVVLKASGESELFELADAAERAGLPHAIVRDAGHTQLDPGTVTTLAVGPAEDEAVDRITGDLSLY encoded by the coding sequence ATGAAGCAGGCCATCGTCGCGCGGACCGACCTCGGGATGGGACAGGGAAAGCTCGCGGCGCAGGTCGCCCACGCCTCGCTGTCGGCCTACGAGGACGCCAGTCAGCAGACTAGACGGGCGTGGAAGGGTGGAGGACAGAAGAAAGTCGTGTTGAAAGCGAGCGGCGAGTCCGAACTGTTCGAGCTGGCCGACGCGGCCGAGCGCGCGGGGCTGCCGCACGCCATCGTCCGAGACGCGGGGCACACCCAACTCGATCCGGGAACGGTGACGACGCTGGCCGTCGGCCCGGCCGAGGACGAGGCGGTGGATCGGATCACGGGCGACCTCTCGCTGTACTGA
- a CDS encoding TiaS agmantine-binding domain-containing protein translates to MTLVGIDDTDSRDRGMCTTYVAARVADAIAAGGGTVERRRLVRLNPAVEFKTRGNAALCIETDLDPARAFDLAAAEIEQFAVVDDPRTSPGVVVADATAETVADPVVDFARRALHDRLDPDEAVTCLERQGYRHRGWDGGRGRVGALAAIGAARAFDDWTYEHIVYRELDRCGTPRKVDRESVFAAAEAAYPDAWDTVDRAEDELVCVPSAPGPILYGIRGDDAETVRSVAAAIESEPVEREVTYLTNQGTDAHLQQGPVETVRDDRAYRVDGAVDDPPETRAGGHVHLTLRDDDATLPCVAFEPTKRFRDRVRALRPGDRVTVCGEVSQGTLKLEKFALRDHVTTERVVPACPDCERSMKSAGRDQGYRCRDCGTSAPGRVDRELDRELDPGWYEVPPCARRHIAKPLVRGGFDAPTHPER, encoded by the coding sequence GTGACGCTCGTCGGCATCGACGACACCGACTCCCGCGACCGGGGAATGTGTACGACGTACGTGGCGGCCCGCGTCGCCGACGCCATCGCGGCCGGCGGCGGCACCGTCGAGCGACGGCGCCTCGTCCGGCTCAACCCTGCCGTCGAGTTCAAGACGCGCGGCAACGCAGCGCTGTGTATCGAAACGGATCTCGATCCCGCCCGGGCGTTCGACCTCGCCGCCGCCGAAATCGAGCAATTCGCCGTCGTCGACGACCCGCGAACGAGTCCGGGCGTGGTCGTCGCCGACGCGACGGCAGAGACGGTGGCCGACCCGGTCGTCGACTTCGCCCGTCGGGCGCTCCACGACCGCCTCGACCCCGACGAGGCAGTGACGTGTCTCGAGCGCCAGGGCTACCGGCATCGCGGGTGGGACGGCGGCCGGGGGCGTGTCGGTGCCCTCGCGGCCATCGGCGCCGCCCGGGCGTTCGACGACTGGACCTACGAACACATCGTGTACCGCGAACTCGACCGGTGCGGGACGCCGCGGAAAGTCGACCGCGAGAGTGTCTTCGCAGCGGCCGAGGCGGCCTATCCAGACGCCTGGGATACGGTCGACCGCGCGGAGGACGAACTCGTCTGCGTGCCGTCGGCGCCCGGCCCCATCCTCTACGGCATCCGCGGCGACGACGCCGAGACGGTCCGATCGGTGGCGGCAGCCATCGAGAGCGAACCCGTCGAGCGCGAGGTGACGTATCTCACCAACCAGGGGACCGACGCCCACCTCCAGCAGGGGCCGGTCGAGACAGTGCGCGACGACCGGGCGTATCGCGTCGACGGCGCCGTCGACGACCCCCCCGAGACCCGCGCGGGCGGGCACGTCCACCTGACGCTCCGCGATGACGACGCGACGCTCCCCTGCGTGGCGTTCGAACCGACCAAGCGCTTCCGCGACCGGGTGCGGGCGCTCCGGCCCGGCGACCGGGTGACGGTCTGTGGCGAGGTGAGTCAAGGAACGCTCAAACTCGAAAAGTTCGCGCTGCGAGACCACGTGACGACCGAACGCGTCGTGCCGGCCTGTCCCGACTGCGAGCGATCGATGAAAAGCGCCGGGCGCGACCAGGGATACCGGTGCCGTGACTGCGGAACGAGCGCACCGGGGCGTGTCGACCGCGAACTCGACCGCGAACTCGACCCCGGATGGTACGAGGTGCCGCCGTGTGCCCGCCGGCATATCGCCAAACCGCTCGTTCGCGGCGGGTTCGACGCGCCGACCCATCCCGAGCGGTAA
- a CDS encoding NCS2 family permease has translation MALRDSLADFFEFEEHGTDLRTEVLAGLTTFLTMSYIVVVNPSILAGIPGEKPGIVVSGYGHGEVVSMLAVVTIIAAATATLIMALYANRPFGQAPGLGLNAFFAFTVVGALGISWQTALAAVVVEGVIFIALTAIGAREYIIRVFPEPVKFAVGTGIGLFLAVIGLQAMRIVVDDPETLVQLGPVASDPVAIVSAVGLFFTFALYARGVRGSIIIGILGTTALGWVVANSGLVGSDAASQLVAGGANATYDITPLAGAFVTGFADIEAFTFALVVFTFFFVDFFDTAGTLTGVAQVAGFLDDKGNLPDIDKPLMADAIGTTVGGMLGTSTVTTYIESATGVEEGGRTGMTALVVALLFLASLAVVPLAAAIPLYASHIALVVIGVVMLSNVVDIAWDDLSYAIPAGMTILVMPLTYSIATGIAAGIVTYPIVKAARGEWADVRPGHWVLAAAFVLYYVVRTRTLAA, from the coding sequence ATGGCCTTACGTGACTCGCTAGCGGACTTTTTCGAGTTCGAGGAGCATGGGACCGACCTCCGAACGGAAGTGCTCGCGGGACTCACCACGTTCCTGACGATGTCGTACATCGTCGTGGTGAACCCGAGCATCCTCGCCGGGATTCCGGGCGAGAAACCCGGAATCGTGGTGTCGGGCTACGGCCACGGCGAAGTCGTCTCGATGCTCGCCGTCGTCACTATCATCGCGGCGGCGACGGCGACGCTCATCATGGCGCTGTACGCGAACCGACCGTTCGGACAGGCGCCCGGCCTCGGTCTCAACGCCTTCTTCGCGTTCACCGTCGTGGGCGCGCTCGGCATCTCCTGGCAGACGGCGCTCGCGGCCGTCGTCGTCGAGGGCGTCATCTTCATCGCTCTCACCGCCATCGGCGCCCGGGAGTATATCATCCGGGTGTTCCCCGAACCCGTCAAATTCGCCGTCGGGACCGGTATCGGCCTGTTCCTGGCCGTCATCGGCCTGCAGGCGATGCGCATCGTCGTCGACGACCCCGAAACGCTCGTCCAGTTGGGACCGGTGGCCTCCGATCCGGTCGCCATCGTCTCTGCCGTCGGCCTGTTTTTCACCTTCGCGCTGTACGCGCGGGGGGTTCGTGGATCAATCATCATCGGCATCCTCGGTACGACGGCGCTCGGCTGGGTCGTCGCTAACTCGGGGCTGGTCGGGAGCGACGCGGCGTCGCAACTGGTCGCCGGCGGCGCGAACGCCACCTACGACATCACCCCGCTCGCGGGGGCGTTCGTCACCGGCTTCGCCGACATCGAGGCGTTCACCTTCGCGCTCGTCGTGTTCACGTTCTTCTTCGTCGACTTCTTCGACACCGCAGGGACGCTCACGGGCGTTGCCCAGGTCGCGGGCTTTCTCGACGACAAGGGGAACCTCCCCGACATCGACAAGCCGCTGATGGCCGACGCTATCGGGACCACCGTGGGCGGAATGCTCGGCACCTCGACGGTCACCACCTACATCGAGTCGGCGACGGGCGTCGAGGAAGGCGGCCGGACCGGCATGACCGCGCTCGTGGTCGCGCTCCTCTTTCTGGCGTCGCTCGCCGTCGTCCCGCTGGCGGCGGCCATCCCCCTCTACGCCTCCCATATCGCGCTCGTCGTCATCGGCGTCGTGATGCTGAGCAACGTCGTCGACATCGCGTGGGACGATCTCTCCTACGCGATTCCGGCGGGAATGACCATCCTCGTGATGCCGCTCACCTACTCCATCGCGACGGGCATCGCGGCGGGCATCGTCACCTACCCCATCGTGAAGGCCGCACGGGGCGAATGGGCGGACGTGCGCCCCGGGCACTGGGTGCTCGCGGCCGCGTTCGTGCTGTACTACGTCGTGCGGACGCGAACGCTCGCGGCATAG
- a CDS encoding FlaD/FlaE family flagellar protein encodes MAIDPRNYDVDELRAVSGSESPGRAVPWPGGFEAAIEPADWPGEFEPAVDAFEAESARPAATVAFEAAVRRALANLDQAAGTVERPYLPTLPASPAAERLVFEWLEFLCLQAGRESVDDAVALYERVDWIGEDAAAELDASLAELEVSRANEDNELDTADHQVSLRYIARLAALIIGE; translated from the coding sequence ATGGCCATCGACCCGCGAAACTACGACGTGGACGAACTCCGGGCGGTGAGCGGCAGCGAATCGCCGGGTCGCGCAGTCCCATGGCCGGGAGGCTTCGAGGCCGCAATCGAGCCAGCGGACTGGCCGGGTGAGTTCGAGCCAGCGGTCGACGCGTTCGAGGCGGAATCGGCCCGCCCGGCGGCGACCGTCGCGTTCGAGGCGGCAGTGCGGCGTGCTCTCGCGAACCTCGATCAGGCGGCCGGCACCGTCGAGCGACCGTATCTGCCCACCCTGCCGGCGTCGCCGGCGGCCGAGCGGCTCGTGTTCGAGTGGCTGGAGTTTCTGTGCTTGCAGGCCGGCCGCGAGTCCGTGGATGACGCAGTAGCGCTGTACGAACGGGTCGACTGGATCGGCGAGGACGCCGCCGCCGAACTCGATGCATCTCTCGCGGAACTGGAGGTGTCGCGGGCGAACGAGGACAACGAACTCGACACCGCAGATCACCAGGTGAGCCTCCGATACATCGCACGACTCGCAGCGCTGATAATCGGGGAGTGA
- a CDS encoding transcriptional regulator → MSRSALVGNITAMLQDADFAVSDRCSIRPKSFDLAARRGDDLLLVKILANVDSLDAETGMEMRRLGSYLSATPLVIGLRTRDEELKPEVVYFRHGVPVINPDTAFDQFVENVPPLIYAAPGGLYVNIDGDLLADEREERGWSLGRLATELGVSRRTVSKYEDGMNASIEVAVKLEDLFDQPFSDPVDVLNGAESVREADPTPEDPAVDPDEDHVLAVLARVGFTVHPTTRAPFTAVSEDGDRGSESLLTGHSAFTSSAEKRARIMSSLGRVTRTRSVYVTEEREKRDSVAGTALISEDELSSLRDADDLRDLILERAQSPAES, encoded by the coding sequence ATGTCACGGTCAGCACTGGTCGGAAACATCACTGCGATGCTTCAGGACGCGGACTTCGCGGTGAGCGACCGGTGTTCGATTCGGCCGAAGAGTTTCGACCTTGCGGCGCGGCGCGGTGACGACCTCCTGTTGGTGAAGATCCTCGCCAACGTCGACAGTCTCGACGCCGAAACCGGCATGGAGATGCGACGGCTCGGCTCGTATCTGTCGGCGACACCGCTGGTCATCGGCCTTCGAACTCGGGACGAGGAACTCAAACCCGAGGTGGTGTATTTCCGCCACGGCGTGCCGGTCATCAACCCCGATACCGCGTTCGACCAGTTCGTCGAAAACGTCCCGCCGCTCATCTACGCGGCGCCCGGCGGTCTCTACGTCAACATCGACGGCGACCTGTTGGCGGACGAGCGCGAGGAACGCGGCTGGAGTCTGGGCCGTCTCGCGACCGAACTCGGCGTCTCGCGGCGCACCGTCTCGAAATATGAGGACGGGATGAACGCCAGCATCGAGGTGGCGGTCAAACTTGAGGACCTGTTCGACCAGCCCTTCAGCGACCCCGTCGACGTGTTGAACGGGGCCGAGTCGGTCCGCGAGGCCGACCCCACCCCCGAGGACCCCGCGGTCGACCCAGACGAGGACCACGTCCTCGCGGTGCTCGCCCGCGTCGGCTTCACCGTCCATCCGACGACGCGCGCGCCCTTCACTGCCGTCAGCGAGGACGGCGACCGCGGCTCCGAGAGCCTGCTCACGGGGCACTCCGCGTTCACCAGCAGCGCGGAGAAACGCGCCCGCATCATGTCCTCGCTCGGCAGGGTGACGCGCACCCGTTCGGTGTACGTCACCGAAGAGCGTGAGAAACGCGATTCGGTCGCGGGCACTGCCCTGATCAGCGAGGACGAACTCTCCTCGTTGCGCGACGCCGACGACCTTCGGGACCTCATCCTCGAACGGGCCCAGTCGCCCGCCGAGAGCTAG